The following nucleotide sequence is from Aspergillus luchuensis IFO 4308 DNA, chromosome 1, nearly complete sequence.
TCGTGAAGGGATCCAGAAGGCTGGGACGATGAGTATCTTGCAATAGAATGAATACGAATAATCAGAGAACAATCACTTCGCGAACGAATCTCAACTACACTGTTGACAAAGAAGGAGAACTCGCTCGGTCATTTCCACCCACTGAACGAGACGGATTATTCCGAGCTTTTATCCAAGAGAAAATTAACAATCCTGGAAAGTGCTTGGCTGTCCCCCTCCATAGttccttccttgtcttcaTCGACCCAGCCATGGGTGTAGCCCCCACCAAAGTCGATAATCCAAAGATTATCGTCAGCGCCGACCAGGATATTGTCCGGCTTCGCATCGCCCCAAACTATCCCCGCAGCATGTAACTTTTCTATCATGTTTCGGATCTGGTTTATCCAATTGATCCGAACTGATAACAGGGTGCTTGGTATATCAATATATCCCAAGATTTCACGATGATCAATGTAGTTCATCAAAATTCCTGATATCCTGGATGTACCGCTTTGAAAATCCACGAACTCATGTATCGTTGGCGCACGGATAATGCACGACAGGCCGAGTTTCTGAATACGGAGCAATACTGATATTTCTCGATTTGCGTTTTCACTGACATGGGCTGCTTTGAAAAACGTGGCATTCCACGCTCGTTGAATACCTTCGTTGGTCGTTGCGGTAAGTCTCCCCCTGCCGTGCCATGTGGCAACAAGACTTTCGAGGGCGGAACAACTGGAATCCCAAAGTCTGCGATCGAACTGGGCAATTCCACATTTGGCGTAAGTTCCTGCAGGAACTGCTGACTCGGTGTAGAGGATTGCACATTCAGCCTCCCATCAATGATTTTAGGAGTAAGAACGAGGGTGTCAGGATAAAACCAATCATAGAGAGTGTGAAGTTGGGGTTGTCGTTCGGAACCCAATACTCTCATCTCTGAGTTACACTTGAAAGCAATCCAGAAACATAGCTCTTCCATTGGATCGCCCACATCATCATTCTGCTCGAATGGCTCGTCCGAATCCAGCTTGCGGAGTAGAGACAAATATTCGCCTTCGACATTGGGATCTCCTTGAAGATTCTCGGCGGATATCGTGATATGGAATCGTTTCCCATAGCAAAGTATAGTTAATTCGGCGTAAGTGCCAACACCGTACATAAAGTGGAGGATTTCATACGGTGGGAGAGATTCCGTAGCTGGGGGGTCAACTGGTTGAGCCATGGCGATGAGAGGTTGACAGATGAGGTGGTTGGAAAGACACAGGGGAGAGAGATACTCAAGTTCCTTCCATGCTGGATTGTTCATTGGACCCCGCATGACAGCATTGCTATTGGACACTAAAACTCCTTCCCCAGTCAGGAGCTGCTCTATCCACCCCATCACTCGTATCACAGACAAGATAATTTTCGAGAGCCGATTAGAacatctgctgctgccatgcAAAATCAACTGTGAAGATTGAGCTAAAGACGGATCTCAGTACAAAAGTAGATATGGCTAGATGGATAAATTAAAGATCCATGTAGCAGACCAATACACCATACGCTGACTGAGCCATACAAAGAGAAATTAGGAAAGATTAATCAAGGAATTCGAACCCCGGAACTTAGGTACACGCAGAAATCTTCCGGCCTCGCCGAACTTGGCTACATTGTAATCAAGACATCGGCATTCGAGATTAAACCACGCCGCGTCATTTTGTACGATCTCTTAGTCCACGTCGAATATGACGCATTGCGGCTCTTTTTGTGACAAAGCATGCGGTAGTGCCATTGGCGGCGGTTTCAATGTCACTACCTACAGCATTGAGCGAAATGTAAGATGGGTCTATCGCGACACTGCAATATGGTCCGGATTATGGTGCCCAAGGAACACTGCTAGAATGGTCTGTTGAAGAGGACTGGGAGCCAGTGCAAGGTATACAATAAATTTTTTGGGTCAAAACCTAAACTTGAATACTGACAAGAGGCACAGTTTCCTAAGAGGCATATGCCTGATGAGCCCTTTCCCCCGAACAAATACCCACAACGACTGTTAACGGCCGCCGTGATGCGCTCATGAAGATGCGCCTGCTGTGGTCTTGGGTGGGACCCGTCACCTTTCAGGGATCTCTACAACTTTCACATATGTCATTGATTACCTGCGGCGCTAGTATTGTTATACTCTTATAGGACGCTAACTAGGGACCTAGTAGAATGGGGACTGTCCAAGTTCAAGTAGTTGACCCATGTCTGCGAACCATAGAGTGCAGGTCCACGCACGGGCCCGGTAGtgggagacggagaggaagaccTAGGGCTAGTCCAGGTAGAGCAGGTGGCCTGATGTCTTTATTTACGCCCAGGTGCTAGGTACGTCCTAGTTCTCCATGCACTGATCAGTATTTATTCGTTGCATATACCTGCCCAGGTGGCTAGTAGTATTACACTGCTAGTTGGCCATTAAGTGGGATTGTGTACACGTCGTCTAAGCCGGTCTAGtaataatcaatcaattcaatACACTACGTAATACGTACAGAGCAGTACTTCCAGTTGGAACATTCCATGAAAGGCGCTAGTTGTGGGACGGGACGAGGGAACAGGGCGCCGGACGGTCCGTAGCGGATCTCAGCCTCGCATCTCCACTTGCGATGAGGCTGGATGCCTCTAACACGTCCAGGTTTATGCAACTTGAGCGAACCAGGTTGAGAATTTGGAAATTCAGCCCCCACACTAAATTGCTTAGCGTGATGAGGCATTAATGTACCTGTCATCAtgttcttgtttctttcAAGGTTGTTACGGTCGCTTTTACCCGCAAGGCTAGCTATATGAGGAGTCCAACCCCCGTATCTCAGACCTCGACATGTGCACCAAGTGCTAGCTACACTAATCACCATGCCTTCCAAGGCGTTCGTCTTTTGCTACACCGCATACAGCCTCGTCACCGTCCCGGCACGGCTGGTGGTCGTAGCAATTTACAACATCCCGAGATTTCTTCGGCCCAATGCTGCTTGGTCATACAAAACAGCATGTACATGCAGTGCATGGGCCATGCTTTTGAATTATTAGACAACTATTCAGAAAGTCTGGCCAAAGCCACTGGAAGCAGGCTCATTGGGAGATCGATTCATTGTgctccacccccaaaagaCTATCACCACGAAGAccgaagaaggtcaagaacAACAAACCCAATCCGAAGTCTACAAGGGAATCACTTGCTCAGTTCCGGGAGTTGAGCCCCTACCCATTGGGGCTGTCTGGTTCCCGGAGGCCCCAGCTAAGCCCCCACAGCACAGCGACTAATTATTCACTTCTACCCGGGTGCCTATATGATGTTCGGTAGTCGTCCCAGTAAAACTGGCGATGTAGGCCTCAATGAACTCTGCAAAATGTCCGGATAGCCAGCGCTTGCCATCCAGTACCGCTTGTCTCGAGATAAGAAAACCACATTCCCTGCCGCCCTTCAGGATGGAATCACTGCCTATATTTATGCTCTCGAGATCCTTAAGATTCCACTCTCTCAGATCGCATTCGCTGGCGAATCGGCAGGCGGCAATCTCGTCATGGCACTGCTCTGCTACATCAACGAGGAGACCCCGATGCTTCCGTTACCTTGCTGTGCAATTTTGTCGTCTCCTTGGGTCGACCTGAGCTCTAAGGCCATTAAGAATGTGCCCCTGAACCGCAATTACAACACTGACTTTATCAAA
It contains:
- a CDS encoding uncharacterized protein (COG:S;~EggNog:ENOG410PWWN;~antiSMASH:Cluster_1.13) — encoded protein: MRGPMNNPAWKELEYLSPLCLSNHLICQPLIAMAQPVDPPATESLPPYEILHFMYGVGTYAELTILCYGKRFHITISAENLQGDPNVEGEYLSLLRKLDSDEPFEQNDDVGDPMEELCFWIAFKCNSEMRVLGSERQPQLHTLYDWFYPDTLVLTPKIIDGRLNVQSSTPSQQFLQELTPNVELPSSIADFGIPVVPPSKVLLPHGTAGGDLPQRPTKVFNERGMPRFSKQPMSVKTQIEKYQYCSVFRNSACRALSVRQRYMSSWIFKAVHPGYQEF